In the Flavobacterium sp. J372 genome, one interval contains:
- the rpsL gene encoding 30S ribosomal protein S12 — MPTIQQLVRTGRAQITKKSKSAALDSCPQRRGVCTRVYTTTPKKPNSAMRKVARVRLTNGNEVNAYIPGEGHNLQEHSIVLVRGGRVKDLPGVRYHIVRGALDTAGVNGRTQRRSKYGAKRPKDKK; from the coding sequence ATGCCAACAATTCAACAATTAGTAAGAACAGGGAGAGCCCAGATAACTAAGAAGAGTAAATCGGCTGCTTTAGATTCTTGCCCTCAAAGAAGAGGGGTTTGTACGCGTGTTTACACCACGACGCCTAAGAAACCAAACTCTGCAATGCGTAAAGTTGCAAGGGTGCGTTTAACAAACGGCAACGAGGTGAATGCTTACATCCCTGGTGAAGGCCACAATCTGCAAGAGCACTCGATAGTATTAGTTAGAGGCGGAAGGGTAAAAGATTTACCGGGAGTTAGGTACCACATCGTTCGTGGCGCGCTTGACACAGCAGGTGTTAACGGCAGGACGCAAAGGAGATCTAAGTACGGTGCTAAACGCCCTAAAGACAAAAAGTAA
- the rpsG gene encoding 30S ribosomal protein S7, with protein sequence MRKRQAKKRPLLPDPRFNDQLVTRFVNNLMWDGKKSTAFKVFYDAIDIVETKKQDAEKSALETWKDALTNVMPHVEVRSRRVGGATFQIPMQIRPDRKISMAMKWMILYARRRNEKSMAQRLASEILAAAKEEGAAVKKRMDTHKMAEANKAFSHFRF encoded by the coding sequence ATGAGAAAAAGACAGGCCAAAAAAAGACCTCTTTTACCGGATCCGAGGTTTAACGACCAGCTGGTTACACGTTTTGTGAACAACCTGATGTGGGACGGTAAGAAATCAACTGCTTTTAAAGTATTTTATGATGCTATTGACATCGTGGAGACTAAAAAGCAAGACGCTGAGAAATCTGCACTTGAAACATGGAAAGATGCATTGACTAACGTTATGCCTCACGTAGAAGTACGCAGCCGTCGTGTAGGTGGTGCTACCTTCCAGATACCAATGCAGATACGCCCCGACAGGAAAATATCCATGGCAATGAAATGGATGATTCTTTATGCAAGGAGAAGAAATGAGAAATCTATGGCGCAAAGGCTTGCCTCTGAAATTTTAGCTGCTGCTAAAGAAGAAGGTGCTGCTGTTAAGAAACGTATGGATACTCACAAGATGGCAGAAGCAAACAAGGCGTTCTCTCACTTCAGATTTTAA